In the Aquimarina spinulae genome, TCGATTATATACATTAGCACTTGCAGGTAGTCCTGATCTATCCTCGATGAACAGATTAAGAGAGACTTCGGGATTATCTAATGATGCCAAATTGAGATTAGCAGCAGCATATGGGTTAATTACTCAGACAAAAGCAGCAAACCAATTGCTTAATTCGGCAAATATTGATTTTCAACCAAGAAATAATAATCATTATACCTATGGATCTACTAGTCGAAATCGGGCAATGGCACTAGAAACACTTGTAGCTTTAGACCAAAAAGCGAAAGCACAGAAAGTAGCAGTAGATCTGGCAAAAGAATTATCTTCCAAAAATTGGATGAGTACGCAAACTACATCCTACGCATTAATGGCAATGGCAAAATACGCAGCCTATGTAGGTGGGAAAGGAGTAAACATAAACTATATTCTTAACGGAAAATCAACAAATGCCAATACAGATAAAACATTGGCAACTTCTGGTGATGTATCTATTTTAAAAGACAATAAACTGGTGCTTAAAAACAATAAGGATAACACCATTTTTGTACAAATTGCAACAAGTGGAATTCTACCTGTTGGTCAGGAAAAAGTAATTCAAAACAAGTTTAAGGCAATTGTAGATTATAAGACCAAGGATGGTAATATAATTAACCCGATTCTATTAACCCAAGGAACAGATTTTGTGGCAGAAGTAACGATTACTAATGCTACAGGTTCTAAAGTAAAAGATGTTGCATTGACCGAAATTTTCCCTTCAGGGTGGGAAGTAGTCAATACACGATTTACAGATTTTGGATCGTTTAAAGCTAATGCTGTTACTCATACTGATATTCGTGATGATAGAGTGAATTTCTATTTTGACCTAAAACCAAATGAAAGTAAAACGATGACCATTTTATTAAATGCATCCTATCTAGGTAAATACTATCTGCCAGGTATCCAATGCGAAGCCATGTATGATAATGATTATTTAGTAAGAAGTAAAGGAAAATGGGTCGAAGTAGTGAAGTAGATTAATTGATTTGGTTACAGAATGATCTCTTTAATCCGAATTAAAATAGTACAAATATTATGAAAAAACACCTGCTTAAATACATAGCTCTCTTTGTCATAGGATTATATTCTTCTCAAGTCATTGCATGTGATTGCGATTGTGAAGGAGATTGCTCATTTTCCTCAGTTTCGACAGGAGGGTTTGTTGCTCTGGTAAAAGTAATTGAGTATTCTGAATTTTTGGAGTTTGAAGATGATGGAAAATTGAAGAAAATGCCTTTGGCGATGAAAGTAGAAGTTATTAAAAAATATAAAGGTGAAGATACCCGTAAAATCATACAAATTTGGGGAGATAACGGAATGCTATGTCGGCCATATACCGATTATTTTAAAATTGGAAACCATTATTTAATTGCCCCAAACAAAATCTGGAAGGATTCTGAAAATGGAAAAGTAGATGATTATGATTTCTTTGCATGTGAGACTGGTTTTTTGGATGTTGATCTTAAAAAAAAGATGGTCTATGGAGCATATTCCAAAAGCATAAATAAAATTTCATTAGATAAAATAGAAACCACTTTAAGTAAGTAAAAATTGTTCCCGCAATAGTTGATAAAATAATGATTTTAGAGCAAGCAATTTTATATATAAAACCTGGAGAATCAGAAGCTTTTGAGAAAGCTTTTAAAGAAGCTCAAAAAATCATTTCTACTATGAAAGGATATATTAGGCATGATGTATTGAAATGCATAGAAGAAGATGATAAATATATATTGTTGGTAGAGTGGAAAACGATTGAGGATCATGAAACAGGTTTCAGAACATCTGAAGAGTACCAACAATGGAAAAAATTATTACATCATTTTTATGACCCTTTTCCTGTAGTGCAACATTATGAATCTATATTGTCCTGATATAGCAAAGCGGTTATTTTAACTTAACCATAAAACAACATATTGTTTTTTTTATTACCATTGTCGAAAAGTCGAAAATATATGAATACTAAGTTTTATAAGCTCTTATTAGGCCTTTTTGGTTTGATAAGTATTTATTCCTGTAAGCAACAATCGGTTTCTGTAAATAAGATCTCAGCAATTCAACAAAAAATTGATTCCACAATTGTCACAGATAAAGCTATAGATTCATTTATTGCACCTTTCCGAGATCATTTAAATAAAACTTTGGATGCTACACTGTGTATTGCTGCAGTAGATTTTACTAAACACGATAAAAAATTAGAAAGCAAATTAGGTAACCTTATAGCAGATATTTCTTTACATCAGGTAGAACCGATTTTTAAAAAGAGATATAATAAAGAAATTGATTTTGTATTATTAAATCATGGGGGTCTGCGGGCACCAATTCTTAAAGGGCCAGTAACTGCCAGAACAGCCTTTGAAGTGATGCCTTTTGAAAATGAATTGGTAGTAACAGAATTATCCTATAAAAAAGTACAGGAACTAGTTTCTTATTTGACCGAAAAACAACGAGCACACCCTGTTTCTAATTTACAACTCAGTATTGTAAAACAATCAAGAGAAGTACAAAAATTAGTTATTAATGGAGAACCATTACAAAAAGGTAAAACCTATTTAGTACTTACTACAGATTATTTGCAACAAGGAGGAGATAGTATGAATTTCTTTAAAGACCCTATACAATTATATAAAACAGATTATAAATTCAGAAATGCACTAATCGATTATTTTAAATCAATAGACACCTTAAAAGTACAACTCGATAAAAGAATGAGATATGCAGAATAGGAGAAGATTTATACAGCAAATAGCATCGGCAACAGCTTTAGCGAGTTTAGGAGGAGGAAGCTTAGTGTCCTGTGTTAAACCAAAATCAAAAAAGATAACAGTGCTACATACCAACGATGTACATAGCCAGATTGACCCTCTACCAAATAATCATTATAAATACCCGGGATTAGGAGGATTTGCCAGAAGAGCATCGATTATAGAAAAAGTACGAAAAGAAAATCCGAATACTATTTTGTTAGATGCAGGGGATATCTTTCAGGGTACTCCATATTTTAATTATTATGGTGGGGAAATTGAATTTAAACTAATGTCAAAACTAAACTATGACCTTGCTACTATTGGAAATCATGATTTTGATAACGGAATAAATGGATTATTGAACCAATTGCCTAATGCAACTTTTGATTTTGTATCTGCCAACTATGATTTTAAAAATACGGTGCTAGATGGTTTAGTAAAACCATATAAAATATTAATTAGAGATGGGATTAAAATTGGAGTCTTTGGTTTAGGAGTGGAACTGGAAGGTTTAGTGAATAAAAGTTTATATAAAGAAACGCAATATCTCGACCCTATTGAGATTGCTCAAGATATCACCAGAATATTAAAAGAAGAGAAACAATGTGATCTTGTTATTTGTCTTTCTCATATTGGGTATGAGTATAAAAATGCTCAAGATAAAGTTTCTGATCTTCACCTAGCCAAAAAAACAAAAGATATCGACCTGGTTATAGGTGGTCATACACATACATTATTACCGAAACCAGTAATTGTAGATAATGTAATAGGAGAAAAAGTACTCATTAACCAATGTGGTAAAAGTGGGGTATATATGGGGCAAATTGATTTTTATTTTGACACCAACGGGAATAAAACAGCAGAAGGAAGATCAATAGAGGTTTAAAATACTTTTTTGAATAATATATATTCATCCATCATACACATTGAACTCATCTTGACTTTTTGTTTTTAACCGAAAATGAAGTGAAATTTGACCAGATGAGATGCTTTTTGAAAGTCATAGCAGGGCCTACGGCTAAAAAAAATAACGAAATATGGGTGAAATTCAACCATTTTTTAGGAAATAGAAAAAGTCAAGATGAGTTCATTGCTTAAAAACATAAAAAACTATATAAACACCCATCCAAAACGCTTCTTAATTCTTGGAGTAGCGTTGATTGTATATTATTTTTTATTACCAAGACCATTATTTGATGATCCCACTGCAACAGTAATTGAGACCAGAAGCGGTGAATTATTAGGTGCTAAAATTGCATCTGATGGACAATGGCGTTTTCCTGAGACCGATAGTGTACCCAAAAAATTTGAACGATGTATCATTGCATTTGAAGATCAGCAATTTTATAGACATTTTGGATTTAACCCTGTTGCGATGGGAGAAGCAATTATCGAAAATAGTAATGCAGGTAAAGTGGTTAGAGGAGGAAGTACAATCACTCAACAGGTTATTCGTTTGGCGCGAAAAGGTAAAAAACGCACCTATTTTGAAAAACTAAAAGAATTAATACTGGCCACACGACTGGAGTTTGGAGCTTCTAAAAAAAAGATTTTGAAACTATACGCATCTCATGCTCCTTTTGGTGGTAACGTAGTAGGGATCGATATGGCAGCCTGGCGTTATTTTGGATTACCAGCGCATCAATTATCCTGGGCAGAGACTGCAACACTTGCAGTACTACCTAATGCACCTTCTTTAATCTACCCCGGAAAAAATCAAATTAAATTATTAAAGAAAAGAAACCGATTGCTTCTTACGCTTTTAGAAGAAGAAACCATTGATTCATTGACATACGAACTATCAATAAGCGAAACACTACCTAAGAAGCCTTATTTTTTACCGCAAACAACTCCGCATTTATTAGAAAGATTAGCAAAAAAACACGAAGGTAAGAGAGTG is a window encoding:
- a CDS encoding 5'-nucleotidase C-terminal domain-containing protein, with the translated sequence MNTKFYKLLLGLFGLISIYSCKQQSVSVNKISAIQQKIDSTIVTDKAIDSFIAPFRDHLNKTLDATLCIAAVDFTKHDKKLESKLGNLIADISLHQVEPIFKKRYNKEIDFVLLNHGGLRAPILKGPVTARTAFEVMPFENELVVTELSYKKVQELVSYLTEKQRAHPVSNLQLSIVKQSREVQKLVINGEPLQKGKTYLVLTTDYLQQGGDSMNFFKDPIQLYKTDYKFRNALIDYFKSIDTLKVQLDKRMRYAE
- a CDS encoding bifunctional metallophosphatase/5'-nucleotidase, with product MQNRRRFIQQIASATALASLGGGSLVSCVKPKSKKITVLHTNDVHSQIDPLPNNHYKYPGLGGFARRASIIEKVRKENPNTILLDAGDIFQGTPYFNYYGGEIEFKLMSKLNYDLATIGNHDFDNGINGLLNQLPNATFDFVSANYDFKNTVLDGLVKPYKILIRDGIKIGVFGLGVELEGLVNKSLYKETQYLDPIEIAQDITRILKEEKQCDLVICLSHIGYEYKNAQDKVSDLHLAKKTKDIDLVIGGHTHTLLPKPVIVDNVIGEKVLINQCGKSGVYMGQIDFYFDTNGNKTAEGRSIEV
- a CDS encoding antibiotic biosynthesis monooxygenase family protein encodes the protein MILEQAILYIKPGESEAFEKAFKEAQKIISTMKGYIRHDVLKCIEEDDKYILLVEWKTIEDHETGFRTSEEYQQWKKLLHHFYDPFPVVQHYESILS